The following are from one region of the Phycisphaerales bacterium genome:
- a CDS encoding response regulator, with protein sequence MPFDKEVLTTGEVAKICNVAPRTVSKWFDSGSLKGYRIPGSRDRRIPSAELIKFMRAHGIPLEGFTSGRTRVLIVDGEKEVVDTLQKILTEQTSYEIHTATSAFGAGMECERFKPHVVLLDIHIGESDAKAFVDSVRKNDQLQFTKVVAMSAKLTDGQTHALRMAGYDSFLKKPFQVRQVVEAIEAATNLVH encoded by the coding sequence ATGCCGTTTGACAAAGAAGTCCTGACCACCGGTGAAGTCGCCAAGATCTGCAACGTGGCTCCCCGAACCGTCTCCAAGTGGTTCGACTCGGGCAGCCTGAAGGGGTACCGCATCCCCGGCTCCCGTGACCGCCGCATCCCCAGTGCCGAGCTCATCAAGTTCATGCGGGCCCACGGCATCCCGTTGGAGGGCTTCACCTCCGGCCGCACCCGCGTGCTGATCGTGGACGGCGAAAAGGAGGTCGTGGACACGCTCCAGAAGATCCTCACGGAGCAGACATCCTACGAGATCCACACCGCCACCTCGGCCTTCGGCGCCGGGATGGAGTGCGAGCGCTTCAAGCCGCACGTGGTCCTGCTGGACATCCACATCGGCGAGAGCGACGCCAAGGCCTTCGTGGACAGCGTCCGCAAGAACGACCAGCTCCAGTTCACCAAGGTCGTCGCGATGAGCGCCAAGCTCACCGACGGCCAGACCCACGCCCTCCGCATGGCCGGGTACGACAGCTTCCTCAAGAAGCCGTTCCAGGTGCGTCAGGTGGTCGAGGCCATCGAGGCCGCGACGAACCTGGTGCACTAA
- a CDS encoding ferritin-like domain-containing protein, whose protein sequence is MEMNSVEALLIEQLRDLYSAEGQLLKALPKMARKASDPTLREAFETHAEETRVQLERLQEIGESLGLKMGGKKCKAMEGLIEEGNEVFEMEGEDAIIDAALIAAAQRIEHYEISGYGTARTLAERVGEQELIDVLQQTLDEEYATDEKLTQICEGELLANATVRAGMIEDEGEEGGEEGEESSSDFMSESGQYDEDEDEGSTASSGRSGSRGSSSSNRSGGSRSQSRGTSSRSGYSNSGSGSSGSRGGSGSSRSGGSSGGSNRSGGSSGGGSNRSSGSSNRSGSRSGSGTGGGSSGSSRGGSSSRSGSSSGGSRSGSSSSGSRGSGGSSGGSSRSGSSSGSRGSSSRSGSSSGGSRSGSSGSSGSRSSGSRSSGSKSGSSSR, encoded by the coding sequence ATGGAGATGAACAGCGTCGAGGCATTGCTCATTGAACAGCTCCGCGACCTCTACAGCGCCGAGGGCCAGCTCCTTAAGGCGCTGCCAAAGATGGCCCGCAAGGCCAGCGACCCCACGCTCCGCGAGGCCTTCGAGACCCACGCGGAAGAGACCCGCGTCCAGCTGGAGCGCCTCCAGGAGATCGGCGAGTCGCTCGGGCTCAAGATGGGCGGCAAGAAGTGCAAGGCCATGGAAGGCCTGATCGAGGAGGGCAACGAGGTGTTCGAGATGGAGGGCGAGGACGCCATCATCGACGCCGCCCTCATCGCCGCGGCCCAGCGGATCGAGCACTACGAAATCTCCGGCTACGGCACGGCCCGCACCCTGGCGGAGCGCGTGGGCGAGCAGGAGCTCATCGATGTGCTCCAGCAGACCTTGGATGAGGAGTACGCCACCGACGAGAAGCTCACGCAGATCTGCGAGGGCGAGCTGCTGGCCAACGCCACCGTCCGCGCCGGCATGATCGAGGACGAGGGCGAGGAGGGCGGCGAAGAGGGGGAGGAGAGCTCCTCTGACTTCATGAGCGAGAGCGGCCAGTACGATGAGGACGAGGACGAGGGGTCCACCGCCTCGAGTGGTCGCTCCGGCTCGCGCGGCTCCAGCTCCTCCAACCGCTCCGGCGGCTCGCGGTCCCAGTCCCGCGGCACTTCGTCGCGCAGCGGCTACAGCAACTCCGGCAGTGGCTCCAGCGGGTCGCGCGGCGGCTCCGGCTCGTCCCGCAGCGGCGGGTCCTCGGGCGGTTCCAATCGCAGCGGCGGTTCCTCGGGCGGGGGCTCCAACCGCAGCAGCGGCAGCAGCAACCGCAGCGGCTCTCGCTCGGGCAGCGGCACCGGCGGTGGGTCCTCGGGTTCCTCTCGGGGCGGCAGCTCTTCCCGCAGCGGATCGAGCAGCGGGGGCTCGCGCAGCGGTTCCAGCTCCAGCGGCTCGCGGGGCAGCGGCGGCAGCAGCGGCGGGTCGTCCCGAAGCGGCTCCTCCAGCGGCTCGCGGGGCAGCTCGTCCCGTAGCGGCTCCAGCAGCGGCGGCTCCCGAAGCGGGTCCTCAGGCTCGAGCGGCAGCCGCAGCAGCGGCTCGCGCTCCTCGGGTTCCAAGTCGGGCAGCAGCAGCCGCTGA
- a CDS encoding ThiF family adenylyltransferase has product MSSPGPVNRYHRQQLLPQVGDVGQERLARARVLVVGVGALGCTSADLLARAGVGTLHLLDRDLVEFTNLQRQTLFDEADAASATPKAAAAAARLSRVNSQIGIVPLVRDLTATIAEQTLAQVQPDILIDGTDNFETRYLLNDLSVKHAIPYAYAGVVGTAGMSALFTPPGPCLRCVFPEPAAPGATPTCDIAGVLGPAVAVVAALQAAAVIRLLISGSPQEWRTTLNDVDAWTGRSRSLDLSEAKRPDCPCCGRRQFEVLSSTISDHASLCGQNAVQVTPPAPASLDLPAIASRLAAHGQTTSGRLHVRCVLPDGLELTVFPDARAIIRGTTRPEVARSLYSRLLGG; this is encoded by the coding sequence GTGAGTTCACCGGGCCCAGTCAACCGCTACCACCGCCAGCAACTGCTTCCGCAAGTCGGCGATGTCGGCCAGGAACGCCTCGCGCGGGCACGCGTGCTCGTCGTCGGTGTCGGCGCGCTCGGATGCACAAGCGCCGACCTCCTCGCACGTGCCGGTGTCGGCACACTCCACCTGCTCGACCGCGACCTCGTGGAGTTCACGAACCTCCAGCGGCAGACGCTGTTCGACGAAGCCGACGCGGCATCCGCGACACCCAAGGCCGCGGCCGCGGCGGCGCGGCTCTCGCGCGTGAACTCGCAGATTGGGATCGTGCCTCTCGTGCGCGACCTGACGGCGACCATCGCCGAGCAGACGCTGGCCCAGGTCCAACCCGACATCCTCATCGACGGCACCGACAACTTCGAGACGCGCTACCTGCTCAATGATCTCTCGGTGAAGCACGCGATTCCATACGCCTACGCCGGCGTCGTGGGCACGGCCGGCATGTCCGCCCTCTTCACACCGCCGGGCCCGTGCCTGCGCTGCGTGTTCCCGGAGCCCGCGGCCCCGGGAGCAACACCGACGTGCGATATCGCGGGGGTGCTCGGCCCCGCAGTGGCGGTGGTGGCGGCGTTGCAGGCTGCGGCAGTGATCAGGCTTTTGATTTCGGGCAGCCCGCAGGAGTGGCGCACCACGCTGAACGACGTCGATGCCTGGACCGGCCGCTCGCGATCTCTCGATCTCAGCGAAGCCAAGCGGCCCGATTGCCCCTGCTGCGGTCGACGACAGTTCGAGGTCCTCTCGTCCACCATTTCCGATCACGCGTCGCTCTGCGGCCAGAACGCCGTGCAAGTCACCCCGCCGGCTCCAGCGAGCCTCGACCTTCCGGCGATCGCCTCACGCCTCGCCGCCCACGGCCAGACAACCTCGGGCCGCCTGCACGTTCGCTGCGTCCTCCCTGACGGCCTGGAGTTGACGGTCTTCCCCGATGCCCGCGCCATCATCCGCGGGACCACCCGTCCGGAGGTCGCGCGGTCGCTCTACAGCCGCCTCCTCGGCGGCTAA
- a CDS encoding dicarboxylate/amino acid:cation symporter → MKLALHWKILIGLALGIALGLVLNYAAVEAKEASAAGAEPGAFVSGVNSVAPSITKFLGLIGDLFKRALQFIAAPIILFAMILAVNSLGDPRKLGRLGAKTGGIFACTAVLSVVVGLLLVNVIQPGGSRFISEEARGALLASTTAQTQTTTSNVLNASKTTDPWTLVREIMPTNPFDSLARGDMLQIVVLALLLGIALSLLPGDTSRPVIRVVEGLNEAFIMIVRGIMRVAPIGVFCLIVPIVANLGFGVLASLGAYCGTVLLGLAIIQFIIYPGVVKTFSPMPLRTFFRGIAQVQMVAFSSSSSAATLPVTIEAVRDKLGVARDITSFVCAMGAKINMDGTALMQAVATVFLAQFYGRDLSLAAQAALVFTAVFAAIGSPGIPSGGMVMLVIVLRSQGIPDGGIAMILAVDRVLDMCRTVVNVTGDAAVAVALAGTEGQLARSAPHATTTAAPRSEELSEVR, encoded by the coding sequence GTGAAGCTCGCCCTGCACTGGAAGATCCTGATCGGCCTGGCCCTGGGCATCGCGCTGGGGCTGGTGCTGAACTACGCGGCCGTGGAAGCAAAGGAAGCCTCGGCGGCGGGCGCAGAGCCGGGCGCGTTCGTTTCGGGCGTCAACAGCGTTGCCCCGTCGATCACAAAGTTCCTGGGCCTGATCGGCGACCTCTTCAAGCGGGCGCTCCAGTTCATCGCCGCCCCCATCATCCTGTTCGCGATGATCCTGGCGGTGAACTCGCTGGGAGACCCGCGGAAGCTGGGGAGGCTGGGGGCGAAGACCGGCGGCATCTTCGCGTGCACGGCCGTGCTGAGCGTGGTGGTGGGGCTGCTGCTGGTGAACGTGATCCAGCCGGGCGGGTCGCGGTTCATCTCCGAGGAGGCGCGGGGGGCGCTGCTCGCGTCGACGACGGCGCAGACGCAGACGACCACGAGCAATGTCCTCAACGCGTCGAAGACCACGGACCCGTGGACGCTGGTGCGCGAGATCATGCCCACCAACCCGTTCGATTCGCTCGCGCGGGGCGACATGCTCCAGATCGTGGTGCTGGCGCTGCTGCTGGGCATCGCCCTGTCGCTGCTGCCGGGCGATACCTCACGTCCCGTGATCCGCGTGGTGGAGGGGCTCAACGAGGCGTTCATCATGATCGTCCGCGGGATCATGAGGGTCGCGCCCATCGGCGTGTTCTGCCTCATCGTGCCGATCGTGGCGAACCTGGGGTTCGGCGTGCTGGCGTCGCTGGGCGCGTACTGCGGCACGGTGCTGCTGGGGCTGGCGATCATCCAGTTCATCATCTACCCGGGCGTGGTGAAGACGTTCAGCCCCATGCCGCTGCGGACCTTCTTCCGCGGCATTGCCCAGGTGCAGATGGTGGCGTTCAGCTCGTCAAGCTCGGCCGCCACGCTGCCGGTGACAATCGAGGCCGTGCGCGACAAGCTCGGCGTCGCGCGCGACATCACGAGCTTTGTGTGCGCCATGGGGGCCAAGATCAACATGGACGGCACCGCCCTGATGCAGGCGGTCGCTACCGTGTTCCTCGCCCAGTTCTACGGCAGGGACCTGTCGCTCGCGGCGCAGGCGGCGCTGGTGTTCACGGCCGTGTTCGCCGCGATCGGCTCTCCCGGCATCCCCTCGGGTGGCATGGTGATGCTGGTCATCGTGCTGCGGTCGCAGGGAATCCCCGACGGGGGCATCGCGATGATCCTGGCGGTGGACCGCGTTCTGGACATGTGCCGGACGGTGGTGAACGTAACCGGCGACGCGGCGGTCGCGGTCGCCCTGGCGGGGACCGAGGGCCAGCTGGCCCGGTCCGCACCACATGCAACCACCACCGCCGCGCCGAGGAGTGAGGAGCTGTCGGAGGTCCGCTGA
- the rpsL gene encoding 30S ribosomal protein S12 codes for MPTINQLVRKPRRPVETKSKVKDLAESPQKRGVCLIVRTTTPKKPNSALRKIARVRLSNGKEVTAYIGGEGHNLQEHSIVLVRGGRVRDLPGVRYHIVRGALDCLGVEGRKQGRSKYGAKKGK; via the coding sequence ATGCCGACGATCAACCAGCTGGTCCGCAAGCCCCGCCGCCCCGTTGAGACCAAGTCCAAGGTCAAGGACCTTGCCGAGTCCCCGCAGAAGCGCGGCGTGTGCCTGATCGTCCGCACCACCACCCCCAAGAAGCCTAACTCAGCGCTCCGCAAGATCGCCCGTGTGCGCCTCTCCAACGGCAAGGAAGTGACCGCCTACATCGGTGGCGAGGGTCACAACCTCCAGGAGCACTCGATCGTTCTGGTGCGTGGCGGGCGTGTGCGCGACCTTCCCGGCGTGCGGTACCACATCGTCCGCGGCGCCCTCGACTGCCTCGGCGTCGAAGGCCGCAAGCAGGGCCGGTCCAAGTACGGCGCCAAGAAGGGCAAGTAA
- the nadB gene encoding L-aspartate oxidase, translated as MDGLFDQRRYLIPFRSGLLPQIFTDTLVIGAGVAGLRAAVSASAHGEVIVLAKGDLKSTNTAWAQGGIAGVMAEDDSVQSHVDDTLVAGAGVCEPGVVKLVAERGPGLIEELIGWGMQIDRDPADAARPALGREGGHTHHRIVHAHGDATGAELQRVLLEKVRSISNIRVFQKCFALDLITPHTEPGSPVMGAITHHPKYGLQMIWAKATIIATGGAGVLYRETTNPAVATADGLAMAYRAGATLADMAYVQFHPTTLYLAGASRALITEAIRGAGAHLLDAAGRRFMRDVHPLAELAPRDIVSRAIVRQIAKQGGEHVLLDCRHIEHFDLRFPGITALLKKFELDPRQDLIPVHPAAHYMVGGIRTDRAARTDVPGLYAAGECTCTGLHGANRLASNSLLEGLVFGEIAGRTCAEMKQAPSGDGRPAGWAGSPARFAPVPIISDIRPSDRSELDLADVRSSLRSAMWRNAGIERTDAKLSGVIEMIDFWARYTLDKIFDEPSGWETQNLLLVGALVARSAAWREESRGCHTRTDFPEPRPEFAIHDCWRRGRGQVETVEVAGVPQATT; from the coding sequence ATGGACGGCCTCTTCGATCAACGCCGCTACCTGATCCCCTTCCGCTCGGGGCTGCTGCCGCAGATCTTCACCGACACGCTGGTGATCGGCGCGGGTGTCGCGGGGCTGCGGGCCGCGGTGTCGGCCTCCGCCCACGGCGAGGTCATCGTGCTCGCCAAGGGCGACCTCAAGTCGACCAATACCGCGTGGGCCCAGGGCGGCATCGCCGGGGTGATGGCCGAGGACGACAGCGTGCAGTCGCACGTTGACGACACGCTCGTCGCGGGCGCCGGCGTGTGCGAGCCGGGCGTTGTCAAGCTCGTCGCCGAGCGCGGCCCGGGGCTCATCGAAGAGCTTATCGGCTGGGGCATGCAGATCGACAGGGACCCCGCGGACGCCGCCCGTCCGGCGCTCGGGCGCGAGGGCGGGCACACCCACCACCGCATCGTCCACGCCCACGGCGATGCGACCGGCGCCGAGCTCCAGCGCGTGCTGCTGGAGAAGGTGCGGTCGATCTCCAACATCCGCGTGTTCCAGAAGTGCTTCGCGCTCGACCTGATCACCCCGCACACCGAGCCCGGCTCGCCGGTGATGGGCGCGATCACGCACCACCCCAAGTACGGACTGCAGATGATCTGGGCCAAGGCGACCATCATCGCCACCGGCGGCGCGGGCGTGCTCTACCGCGAGACCACCAATCCGGCCGTCGCTACCGCCGACGGCCTTGCCATGGCCTACAGAGCCGGCGCCACGCTGGCCGACATGGCCTATGTGCAGTTCCATCCGACGACGCTCTACCTCGCGGGCGCCAGCCGCGCCCTGATCACCGAGGCGATCCGCGGCGCGGGGGCGCACCTGCTGGACGCCGCGGGCCGCCGCTTCATGCGCGACGTGCACCCGCTCGCGGAACTCGCGCCGCGCGACATCGTCAGCCGCGCCATCGTGCGGCAGATCGCCAAGCAGGGCGGCGAGCACGTGCTGCTGGACTGCCGGCACATCGAGCACTTCGACCTCCGCTTCCCCGGCATCACCGCACTGCTCAAGAAGTTCGAGTTGGATCCTCGTCAGGACCTCATCCCGGTGCACCCCGCCGCCCACTACATGGTGGGGGGGATCCGCACCGACCGCGCCGCCCGTACGGATGTGCCGGGGCTGTACGCCGCGGGCGAGTGCACGTGCACGGGCCTGCACGGGGCCAACCGCCTGGCGAGCAACTCGCTGCTCGAGGGGCTGGTGTTCGGCGAGATCGCCGGCCGCACGTGCGCGGAGATGAAGCAGGCCCCCAGCGGCGACGGCCGCCCCGCGGGCTGGGCGGGCTCGCCCGCCCGCTTCGCACCGGTGCCGATCATCAGCGACATACGTCCCAGCGACCGCAGCGAGCTGGACCTCGCCGACGTGCGCAGCTCGCTCCGCTCGGCCATGTGGCGCAACGCGGGCATCGAGCGCACCGACGCCAAGCTGTCGGGCGTGATCGAGATGATCGACTTCTGGGCCCGCTACACGCTGGACAAGATTTTCGACGAGCCGAGCGGGTGGGAAACGCAGAACCTTCTGCTGGTGGGGGCGCTGGTGGCCCGGTCCGCCGCGTGGCGGGAGGAGAGCCGCGGCTGCCACACCCGCACCGACTTCCCCGAGCCGCGCCCGGAGTTTGCGATACACGACTGCTGGCGGCGCGGGCGGGGCCAGGTGGAGACCGTCGAAGTCGCGGGAGTGCCGCAGGCAACGACATGA
- a CDS encoding PP2C family protein-serine/threonine phosphatase, protein MRRARPQPQQPQITSDLSQEFEAHTQYLLRTRFIWFSGTMTVFGGLVVLVLVISGVIGLFSGPDLSAPLAAIAGQLSPTLRSVLSWLFAVTLLVTYASCLVGAKRNAFPPHRMLLTSYLLVMADGLLQVSMDWAGARGTAGLFAVMITHIIACSFLPWTATQALRPIVPVLILNAALAAALSEDGLSWLAVKAPFSLLIAVPGVLICVIRHSRRTEEFKLAFFQRRYGEVRRELFDARRIHEALFPAPIKDGPVQFSYVYEPMHQIGGDYLYTSCAAPGKPLSIVLMDVTGHGIPAALTVNRLHGELQRLFAENPGIGPGEVLASLNRYVYLTLANHAVFVTALCLRADPEADTLEYASGGHPSAYLRGVNGTVHDLPSTSLLLGVSPDAEFAPDPVTLPFHPGDTLIAYTDGAIEARDQHGRMFSMTGMQRVIAGMPRLRVGEWPQSLIHAVEQHRSGPPADDTLVIEISRPVAPAPPTPEVTVPAKTSRPQPV, encoded by the coding sequence GTGCGCCGGGCCCGTCCACAACCTCAGCAGCCGCAGATCACCTCGGACCTCAGCCAGGAGTTCGAGGCTCATACGCAGTATCTGCTGCGCACGCGGTTCATCTGGTTCTCGGGCACGATGACCGTGTTCGGCGGCCTGGTGGTGCTGGTGCTGGTCATCTCGGGTGTGATCGGGCTGTTCTCGGGCCCGGATCTGAGTGCGCCGCTGGCCGCGATCGCTGGCCAGCTGAGCCCCACGCTTCGCTCGGTGCTGTCCTGGTTGTTTGCCGTGACGCTCCTGGTGACCTACGCGTCGTGCCTTGTCGGCGCGAAACGCAACGCCTTCCCGCCGCACCGAATGCTGCTGACCAGCTACCTCCTGGTAATGGCCGACGGCCTGCTGCAGGTGAGCATGGACTGGGCGGGCGCCCGCGGCACGGCCGGGCTGTTCGCGGTCATGATCACGCACATCATCGCCTGCTCGTTCCTGCCCTGGACCGCGACGCAGGCGCTCCGACCGATCGTGCCGGTGCTGATCCTGAACGCGGCGCTCGCGGCCGCGCTGTCCGAGGATGGGCTGAGCTGGCTGGCTGTGAAGGCGCCGTTCTCGCTGCTGATCGCGGTGCCGGGGGTGCTTATCTGCGTCATCCGGCACTCGCGCCGGACCGAGGAGTTCAAGCTCGCGTTCTTCCAGAGAAGGTACGGCGAGGTTCGGCGTGAGCTGTTCGACGCCCGCCGCATCCACGAGGCGCTCTTCCCGGCGCCCATCAAGGACGGGCCCGTGCAGTTCTCGTACGTGTACGAGCCCATGCACCAGATCGGCGGGGACTACTTGTACACCTCCTGCGCGGCACCCGGCAAGCCGCTGAGCATCGTGCTCATGGACGTGACGGGCCACGGCATCCCCGCGGCCCTCACCGTCAACCGCCTGCACGGGGAACTCCAGCGTCTCTTTGCCGAGAACCCGGGCATCGGCCCCGGCGAGGTGCTGGCATCGCTTAACCGCTACGTGTACCTCACCCTCGCCAACCACGCGGTGTTTGTGACGGCCCTGTGCCTGCGGGCCGACCCGGAGGCCGACACGCTCGAGTACGCCAGCGGTGGCCACCCATCCGCTTACCTGCGCGGCGTCAACGGTACCGTGCACGACCTGCCCTCCACCAGCCTGCTGCTGGGGGTGAGCCCCGACGCGGAGTTCGCGCCCGACCCTGTGACCCTGCCCTTCCACCCCGGCGACACGCTGATCGCCTACACGGACGGAGCGATCGAGGCCCGCGACCAGCACGGGCGCATGTTCAGCATGACGGGCATGCAGCGGGTGATCGCCGGCATGCCGCGCCTTCGGGTGGGCGAGTGGCCGCAGTCGCTGATCCATGCCGTGGAGCAGCACCGCAGCGGCCCGCCGGCAGACGACACGCTGGTGATCGAGATTTCGCGCCCGGTCGCGCCCGCCCCGCCCACTCCAGAGGTCACCGTGCCCGCTAAGACTTCACGCCCTCAACCCGTGTAG
- a CDS encoding prepilin-type N-terminal cleavage/methylation domain-containing protein: MRNRIKKAFTLVEILIVVVILGILAAIVVPQFTNATQDAQQGNLRAQLKSLQNQIELYKARTNSYPTLAQLNANPTDPDDGTSGWGILIDGDYIKKAPKNPAAPSAVQHVVAAAAGAGAGWHYNEADGTLGATFYDEATDTITPNAP, translated from the coding sequence ATGCGGAATCGAATCAAGAAGGCCTTCACGCTGGTCGAAATCCTGATCGTGGTGGTGATCCTGGGCATTCTGGCGGCGATCGTCGTCCCCCAGTTCACGAACGCGACGCAGGACGCCCAGCAGGGCAACCTCCGGGCTCAGCTGAAGAGCCTGCAGAACCAGATCGAGCTCTACAAGGCTCGTACCAACTCGTACCCCACGCTCGCTCAGCTCAACGCCAACCCGACCGACCCTGATGACGGGACGAGCGGCTGGGGCATTCTGATCGACGGCGACTACATCAAGAAGGCTCCGAAGAATCCCGCCGCTCCCAGCGCGGTTCAGCACGTCGTCGCCGCTGCCGCTGGCGCTGGCGCCGGCTGGCACTACAACGAGGCCGACGGCACCCTCGGCGCCACCTTCTACGACGAGGCGACCGACACCATCACCCCCAACGCTCCCTGA
- the rpsG gene encoding 30S ribosomal protein S7, with product MGGKSFTAAEKQLRPDPRYGDRTLARFINCIMYDGKKAVAQRCIYDAMDIIQAKLAKETVPEAPKEAMEVFQRAIENVKPFVEVRSKRIGGANYQVPMQVNRKRQQSLAFRWIIEATRSEKGRPYAQRLADELYAAAKGEGKAMQTRDQTHRMAEANRAFAHFA from the coding sequence ATGGGCGGCAAGTCTTTCACCGCGGCCGAGAAGCAGCTTCGTCCCGATCCCCGCTACGGCGATCGGACGCTGGCCCGGTTCATTAACTGCATCATGTACGACGGCAAGAAGGCCGTGGCGCAGCGGTGCATCTATGACGCCATGGACATCATCCAGGCAAAGCTCGCGAAGGAGACCGTCCCCGAGGCCCCCAAGGAGGCCATGGAGGTCTTCCAGCGGGCGATCGAGAACGTGAAGCCGTTCGTCGAGGTCCGCAGCAAGCGAATTGGCGGCGCCAACTACCAGGTGCCCATGCAGGTCAACCGCAAGCGCCAGCAGAGCCTCGCGTTCCGCTGGATCATCGAGGCGACCCGCTCCGAGAAGGGCCGCCCCTACGCCCAGCGCCTCGCCGATGAGCTCTACGCCGCGGCCAAGGGTGAGGGCAAGGCGATGCAGACCCGCGATCAGACCCACCGCATGGCCGAGGCCAACCGCGCCTTCGCCCACTTCGCCTGA
- a CDS encoding type II secretion system protein, whose amino-acid sequence MRARTRRAGRLGYTLIEVLVVVTVLGIAAAMVVPSISSASVLRVQGAIRTLVSDIAIAQSDAIAYQKGRAIVFFNDPDNPRYVVCEVNGPTLDLTVDTLREQRVGGEQFGFASFDNINLPNNMLVVDELGGPVMAPGDPTPAPAGSIDIVDPQQRFRVNIEAYTGKVTVTSLPR is encoded by the coding sequence ATGCGAGCACGTACCCGCCGGGCAGGACGCCTTGGTTACACCCTCATCGAGGTGCTGGTGGTGGTGACGGTGCTGGGCATCGCCGCGGCCATGGTGGTGCCGTCGATCTCCTCTGCAAGCGTGCTGCGTGTCCAGGGCGCCATCCGCACGCTGGTGTCCGACATCGCGATCGCCCAGTCCGACGCTATCGCCTACCAGAAGGGGCGGGCGATCGTGTTCTTCAACGACCCTGACAACCCGCGGTACGTAGTGTGTGAGGTGAACGGCCCGACGCTGGACCTGACCGTGGACACCCTGCGTGAGCAGCGGGTGGGGGGCGAGCAGTTCGGCTTCGCTTCCTTCGACAACATCAATCTGCCCAACAACATGCTGGTGGTCGACGAGCTGGGCGGCCCTGTCATGGCCCCCGGCGACCCGACCCCCGCCCCGGCCGGTTCTATCGACATCGTCGACCCGCAGCAGCGTTTCCGTGTCAATATTGAGGCGTACACGGGCAAGGTCACCGTGACCAGCCTCCCTCGGTAG
- a CDS encoding MazG nucleotide pyrophosphohydrolase domain-containing protein gives MLTVSAFQQLIRDRYYKTDSARGVPGTFMWLIEEVGELATSLQDNAPGKSPTPEQRKNLEEEFADVIAWVTTLANITGVDLEKALSKYTDPTRVEGVKS, from the coding sequence ATGCTCACCGTCTCCGCCTTCCAGCAGCTCATCCGCGACCGCTACTACAAGACCGACTCCGCCCGCGGCGTGCCCGGCACGTTCATGTGGCTGATCGAAGAGGTCGGCGAACTCGCGACCTCGCTGCAGGACAACGCGCCCGGCAAGTCCCCCACCCCTGAGCAGCGGAAGAACCTCGAGGAAGAGTTCGCCGACGTGATCGCTTGGGTCACCACACTGGCCAACATCACGGGCGTGGACCTCGAGAAGGCCCTGAGCAAGTACACCGACCCTACACGGGTTGAGGGCGTGAAGTCTTAG
- a CDS encoding type II secretion system protein yields MLHQLSHNVRRAFTLVEILIVVVILGILAAIVVPQFSTATEDSQRTAVADQVRKVRQALAVYYVRNGNVYPNIVAGDGTWGELIAPGSPYMRQAPANMWVGGVNAKTIVIRNTPDAAFQTTHGWVWDPVTGTLWAGGCNALDEPLPRP; encoded by the coding sequence ATGCTCCATCAACTCTCGCACAACGTACGCCGCGCCTTCACGCTCGTTGAAATCCTCATCGTGGTGGTGATCCTGGGCATCCTGGCCGCGATCGTGGTGCCGCAGTTCTCGACCGCGACGGAGGATTCGCAGCGGACCGCCGTGGCCGACCAGGTGCGGAAGGTGCGGCAGGCGCTGGCCGTGTATTACGTGCGGAACGGCAACGTGTACCCCAACATCGTGGCGGGCGACGGCACCTGGGGCGAGCTCATCGCGCCGGGAAGCCCGTACATGCGCCAAGCGCCCGCCAACATGTGGGTCGGTGGCGTGAACGCTAAGACGATCGTCATCCGCAACACGCCCGACGCCGCTTTTCAGACCACCCACGGCTGGGTCTGGGACCCCGTCACCGGCACGCTGTGGGCCGGCGGCTGCAACGCCCTCGACGAGCCCCTGCCCAGGCCCTGA